The Armatimonadia bacterium genome has a segment encoding these proteins:
- a CDS encoding alpha-ketoacid dehydrogenase subunit beta → MAEPRMRDITMAQAIRTALREEMKRDEKVILFGEDVAQYGGVYGATTGLQKEFGADRVRDTPISEMAIAGMAVGAALAGWRPVAEIMYCDFLAHAADAIVNNAAKWRYMSGGQFKVPLVVRSPAGGGAGYAAQHSQNLEAWFCHIPGLKVVMPGVPRDARGLLKAAIRDDNPVVFLEHKAHYTYKGLVPAEEEVLPLGVAEIKRQGTDVTLVAWSKTLTFALEAVEVLAEKGISVELLDPRTLQPLDVDTLCNSVAKTGHLAIAHEAVTFAGFGAEIVAQVTEHAWDSLKRPPLRIGAPFVPLPYSQPMESFVIPQVADIVQGIEGLLDGTRTGAR, encoded by the coding sequence ATGGCCGAACCCCGGATGCGCGACATCACCATGGCCCAGGCGATCCGCACCGCACTTCGCGAGGAGATGAAACGTGACGAGAAGGTGATTCTCTTCGGGGAGGATGTGGCCCAGTACGGCGGCGTCTACGGGGCAACGACGGGTCTGCAGAAGGAGTTCGGCGCCGACCGCGTGCGCGATACTCCCATCTCCGAAATGGCGATTGCCGGGATGGCCGTCGGCGCTGCTCTGGCAGGCTGGCGTCCCGTCGCCGAGATCATGTACTGCGACTTCCTCGCCCACGCCGCGGATGCCATCGTCAACAATGCCGCCAAGTGGCGGTACATGAGCGGCGGCCAGTTCAAGGTTCCGCTGGTGGTACGCTCACCGGCAGGTGGTGGCGCCGGATATGCGGCCCAGCACTCGCAGAATCTGGAGGCGTGGTTTTGCCATATCCCCGGCCTCAAGGTGGTCATGCCCGGAGTGCCCAGGGACGCCCGCGGGCTGCTCAAGGCGGCCATCCGCGACGACAACCCGGTGGTGTTCCTGGAGCACAAGGCCCACTACACCTACAAGGGTCTCGTCCCGGCCGAGGAGGAGGTCCTCCCGCTCGGTGTGGCCGAGATCAAGCGCCAGGGCACCGATGTCACTCTGGTCGCCTGGTCGAAGACCCTGACCTTCGCACTTGAGGCCGTCGAGGTCCTTGCCGAGAAGGGCATCAGCGTCGAGCTCCTCGACCCGCGAACGCTGCAGCCCCTGGACGTGGACACGCTGTGCAACTCCGTCGCCAAGACCGGGCACCTGGCGATTGCCCACGAGGCGGTCACCTTCGCGGGCTTCGGTGCGGAGATCGTCGCGCAGGTCACCGAGCACGCCTGGGACAGCCTGAAACGACCGCCGCTTCGGATCGGCGCACCCTTCGTGCCTCTGCCCTACTCGCAGCCGATGGAGAGCTTCGTCATCCCGCAGGTGGCGGACATCGTGCAGGGGATCGAAGGGCTGCTGGACGGGACGCGGACCGGGGCGCGCTGA
- a CDS encoding restriction endonuclease, whose product MALPVPLSALDKIRHSIEAQRAQVRSDLIGHLSTIDPFEFEHLIKELLERMSFTDCEVTQRSKDGGIDLLANFSIGISDIRTVCQVKRQKASIGAPVLQQFYGAMNALKVNSNVHLGLFVTTSHFASSAVTWVEQSALPLALIDGDRLADLLIEHGVLVRSVEMPPGLELTTAAVEDAGEAQPEDAEGEVDPVTASQVTEHKQLFRWPLEWGPGDSYVLRAEYLPDPSLSFEVGGVRVPPEGDFVAARTKLQKQILAHMEQIFPDLPKGRQAARSWSGVHKVYPAEHYGK is encoded by the coding sequence ATGGCTCTCCCTGTTCCTCTCTCTGCCCTGGACAAGATACGGCACAGCATCGAAGCCCAGCGTGCGCAAGTGAGGTCCGACCTCATAGGCCACCTGAGCACCATCGACCCCTTCGAGTTCGAGCATCTCATCAAGGAGTTGCTCGAACGGATGAGTTTCACGGACTGTGAGGTCACTCAGCGCAGCAAGGACGGCGGCATCGATCTCCTCGCCAACTTCTCAATCGGCATCAGTGACATCAGAACCGTCTGCCAGGTGAAGCGCCAGAAGGCCAGCATCGGCGCTCCCGTCCTGCAGCAGTTCTACGGTGCCATGAACGCGCTGAAGGTCAATTCCAACGTTCATCTGGGCCTGTTCGTAACGACATCTCATTTTGCGTCAAGCGCCGTGACCTGGGTCGAGCAGTCGGCCCTGCCGTTGGCCCTGATCGACGGCGATCGTCTCGCGGACCTACTCATCGAGCACGGCGTGCTGGTGCGGTCAGTTGAGATGCCGCCGGGCCTCGAGCTGACAACCGCCGCCGTCGAGGATGCTGGTGAGGCGCAGCCCGAAGACGCAGAAGGGGAAGTGGACCCCGTCACGGCCTCCCAGGTGACTGAGCACAAGCAGCTCTTCCGATGGCCTCTGGAGTGGGGGCCCGGCGACAGCTACGTCCTGCGGGCCGAGTACCTGCCCGACCCGTCCCTTAGCTTCGAGGTCGGAGGCGTACGGGTCCCTCCCGAAGGTGACTTCGTCGCGGCGCGTACCAAGCTTCAGAAGCAGATCCTTGCGCACATGGAGCAGATCTTCCCCGATCTCCCGAAAGGGCGCCAGGCAGCACGGTCCTGGAGCGGGGTTCACAAGGTGTACCCGGCCGAGCACTACGGCAAGTAG
- a CDS encoding thiamine pyrophosphate-dependent enzyme gives MAKTDAALLLHFYEDMLRIRFFEEKIRDVMLPQKLFRGSSHLSLGQEAVAVGTVHALREDDSVISTHRGHGHAIARGMDMEAMFAEILGRRTGCCRGKGGSMHLSDASRHFIGENPVVGSNAPMACGLALAARLEGSDRLVASFFGEGALNTGAFNEAANMAALWSLPVLFVCENNLYAISVPVEKSSAILELENRACSYGLSGRRRSGMDVMEVYETVRGLAEQMRAHPAPVFVVFDTYRFEGHHTADKQSYRTKEQVLEEFRAHDPIHLLERAMIDDHTVSLDETIAYRDRTRTEVEEAFARALEAPWPDPKEALEGVYAPGPEAAAASKGVV, from the coding sequence ATGGCAAAGACCGACGCCGCACTCCTGCTGCACTTCTATGAGGACATGCTGCGCATCCGGTTCTTCGAGGAGAAGATCCGCGATGTCATGCTGCCACAGAAGCTCTTCCGGGGCAGCTCACACCTCTCCCTCGGCCAGGAAGCAGTGGCTGTGGGAACGGTCCACGCCCTGCGTGAGGACGACTCCGTGATCAGTACCCATCGCGGTCACGGCCACGCGATCGCCAGGGGTATGGACATGGAGGCCATGTTCGCCGAGATCCTGGGGCGACGCACGGGATGCTGTCGGGGCAAGGGCGGCTCCATGCACCTGTCCGACGCCTCTCGCCACTTCATCGGCGAGAACCCGGTAGTCGGCTCGAACGCTCCCATGGCCTGCGGTCTGGCGCTGGCGGCTCGTCTCGAAGGCTCCGACCGTCTCGTCGCCAGCTTCTTCGGCGAAGGCGCGCTCAACACCGGGGCCTTCAATGAGGCTGCGAACATGGCCGCGCTCTGGAGCCTGCCGGTCCTGTTTGTGTGCGAGAACAACCTCTACGCCATCTCCGTGCCGGTGGAGAAGTCCAGCGCGATCCTGGAGCTGGAGAACCGCGCCTGCTCCTATGGTCTCAGCGGACGCCGGCGCAGTGGGATGGACGTGATGGAGGTGTATGAGACCGTGCGGGGCCTGGCCGAGCAGATGCGGGCTCATCCCGCGCCGGTCTTTGTGGTCTTCGATACCTACCGCTTTGAAGGCCATCACACTGCCGACAAACAGAGCTATCGCACGAAGGAGCAGGTGCTGGAGGAGTTCCGTGCCCACGACCCAATCCATCTTCTCGAGCGAGCGATGATCGACGACCACACGGTGAGTCTCGACGAGACCATCGCCTACCGCGACCGGACTCGCACCGAAGTCGAGGAGGCCTTTGCCCGAGCCCTTGAGGCGCCCTGGCCGGACCCTAAGGAGGCACTCGAAGGGGTCTATGCACCGGGCCCTGAGGCAGCCGCGGCCTCGAAGGGAGTGGTCTAG